AGTACCCTTGTATATATACAGTCCTTTACCAAAACCCCTTCTGTCCACCCCTCCTCCCAGCAGTGTCAAGCACCCAGCCAAAATTTCTGTTGCCCAGGCAGTCACAGGAGTCTGGGACTGGTCCAACTAGAAGTGGTGGAACAGAAGACAATGGACTCAGTGTAGGCCCTAACCAATGCCAGTGTTGAGATCAGAGTCCACCCCCAAATCCCAGCAACAAGTATTGCTATCTACTTACCCAGAGCTTAATCTTTAGTGTAGCAAGGGAGAAAACATATCTTAAGTGTAATTAGACTGGGGTGCTGCTTATACTACCCCCAAGCCCCAATCTACAAGAAGCACACCCAGGCATAGCAAAACAttttgttctcggcggacacaacatctttgttggtatgtggtgctgaggatcgaacccgggcagcacgcatgccaggcgagcgcgctaccgctgagccacatctccagcccagcaaAACATTTTGTAGTGATTTGAGAAAAGACAAGGGACATTTCTCTGAAACCCTCCAGTCTTTAAGCAAGGCTCTACATCATCTCTAGCAAACAAAGAACAAcaccatttcttttttcaatatttttaccatttcttttaataatatttttaaagccagTAAGCAACTACAGAGACCATTTAAAAGtagacaagtaaaaaaaatatagatgagGAACTGCAAAGACACATCCTTCACTCCACAATAAATACAGAGCTCTATTAATAACCCCCACCAACATTATATGGGAGGGTTGGCCCTCCATGGGATTAAGAGTACTCTCCATTAATGTGCAGGGGGGGACCATCCAGCACTTGgttgtaattatgtcaaaattggTGGACACATGAATTGCTGACATCAAGGTCTACAGTTTTGGCCCTTGACTTGCATTTGGGTTGGTCAGGCTTAACTTCTTCCAGGCTGTGCTGGATTCCATAGCTGAAGTAGATAGCAAATCCTAGTGGGTAAAGGTAGCTGTGAGGTGGGGCAGCAGTGATCTGTAAAGGTTTAACAGATCTCCTACTGGAGATAAGATAGGGACAGGAGTTGGGATAGGACATCCAAAAGGCTTACTCTCCCCAAGTGGGTACTTACCAATCAGCATCCAGACCCCAAACCGGGCCCAGGTACCAGCTGTCATCTGCATCATAAGGTAAACATTCACAAAGATGCTCACTAGTGGGAGGAAAGGCACAGCAGGCACCtagaaacaaaggaaattttCCTTTTCACATGTGACAATGTGAACTAAAGAGACCTCTATTTTTCTCAGGACAAAAAAGGCCGAGTTTAGCCGCTACTCAGGCACTGTATTTCAGTGGCCTCTTATTTATATGGGACTCCCAGAATACATAAAGTTTGGGGAAATAGAACTGGAAAGAAACTACTGGGAGGAAGCAAAAGAAGTCTTTGGCCTAGGTACCTCCTATATCTTCCCTTTCATGCCCAATTTAAGTATATCTAGAGACCTTGGACCACAGGTATCTCATGCTTATTCACCCAAGATAGGTTGGTGAAGACGGAGGGAGAGGTCATTTACCTTAAAGTGAAGGGGACTGGAGTTCTGTGGCTGTCTGCAGATAACCATAGTCGTTCCAGTAATGAGCAACAGAAGCAGTACAACCACTGCCACCCACACTGGGTCTTCAGAAAGCAGTGGAAATGGCACCAGGCAAAGGACAGTCAGCAGTAGAGCTTCAAAGGTCAAGTTGAGAGGCATCAAAACCAATTCTTGTGATCAATATGACAAGATATCGGGCACCCCATTCCGAGGGTCACCCTCTTTCTACCACCAAATGTCATGACATATTGTCCACCCCAAGTCTCCCAAAGAGAAATTCCACTGCTCACCAAGTAATGAGGAACAAACATAAACAACTTGGCCAGAGAGTGGAGTAGGGTCAGAGTTGAGTGGGCAAAACAGTGCCTGGAGGGTCAGTTTCTCTGCTTCAGGAACCTTCTCCTCCTGCAACTCCACTTCCTCTTCCCCAGGCTTCATTTCCTGGTCAGGCTGATACCTGAGGCAAGATTAAGAAAGCAGTTTTAAAACAACTCTTAACCACTTCACCATCTTCTCCCAGGCAACTTTACCTTCACATTACCATTAAGAATAAGAAGCTCTTTTTGACAGTGAGATACCCAAAGTCATAAAGGAAAGTCGGGATGACCAAGTTTGCAAGAGAAAGGAGTAGATCCCTATCCTTCCTTAAGAATAAAATCCCAAATCACAGTATACAGAGAAACGGAGTCCTACCTGAGGATGAGAACACAAATGGACACCAGGGAGTAAGCAAGCAGGGTCCCAATTGACATGAGGTCCACAAGATCAGTGAGTTCAAAGAGGAATGCCATGAATGCTAAAATTGATGGGCAGAAGACAAAGAAGTGAGAGATGGGAATAATGAAGTTAAAGGAACTAGTGAAACAACTAAGGATTTTTCCCTACCTGCAATAATGCCAGAGACCACAGTGGCCATGATGGGGGTATGAGTGCCGGTGTGGATCCTAGCCAGGACTCGGAATAGGAGACCATCCTCTGCCATTGCATAGATCACCCGAGGCATGGGGAACATAGAGCCCAAGAGGCTGCAGAAAAGAATGCCCAGAATGACATGAGTTGACTTGGGTCATCTCTTCTCAAACCTGCATGTTTAATATTTTCCCACCTTTCTTTTGCAGCTCTTTTAATGGATATTCTCTGGTACTAAATGCCATGATCTGAGACTGGTCAGAGGAAAACAAGCAATTGGTGTTTTgggagtttgggtttttttttaagacttgggattgaacctggaggtaCTATACTGAGGTACATACGTGCCCAGtctctttaactttttatttttttaaatattttttttttttagttgtcaatgaactttattttatttatatgcagtgctgagaattaaatccaatgcctcactcatgctaggcaagcactctaccactgagccacaatcccagctctaactttttattttgagacagagtctcactatgtttccaaggctggcttcaaatttaggattctcctgcctcagccttccaaatcactgggattacaggtgtgcagcatgGTGCCCAGCTGAAACAAACAGTTGATACTAACCTCGTAGAAAGAGCACAGAGGGAGCCAACAGCCACAACATAGCGGGCAGGAGCCCATCCAACATGGAGAAAAGCCTCAGGCAATGGGCTTTCAGGCTGGAGTTGGTAGTAAGGCATCATGAGGGTGAGTGCCGAAGAGACACCAAAGTACGCCAAAAAGCAGACAAACAGTGAGATCACAATGCTCATGGGGATGGAACGCTGTGGATTCTGGGCCTCTTCCCCTGCAGGAAAGGGCACAGCACAAAAGTTTTGATCCAGGGAAACAGGCTCACTCCTCTACCACCCTCATTATGCATGCAGCCTGAGCACACATAGCACCCAAGCCCCAGCGAGAATGCAATGATGCTGTTACCGGTGGTAGCAATACAGTCAAAACCAACAAACGCATAGAAACAGGTAGCAGCTCCCCGGAGAATCCCCTGGATGCCGAATGGCACAAATCCTCCAGAGCCCAGAGGGCCCAAGCTAGAGTAGAAGAAGGAATGGAAAAGGTAAGGGTGATGTTCAGCCAACTCCATACCTTTTCTCTAATGCCAAACTACTTGGCTAGGTTTTCCAAGGCCCGGCCTCCCATGCTTCCCCACCCTCATCAAGAATTCCTCAGCATGGATCTGCTTATTCCTCATTCTGACCCCAGCACTGCAGCTCTGAAGAAGAGTAAAACTCTCTAACCTACTGGTGTCATTGAGTCCAGCCTTGGTCAATTCATAGTCTTCTTCACTGAGCCTCCAGTTGTGT
This window of the Urocitellus parryii isolate mUroPar1 chromosome X, mUroPar1.hap1, whole genome shotgun sequence genome carries:
- the Slc7a3 gene encoding cationic amino acid transporter 3, giving the protein MLWQALRRFGRKLVRRRTLEPGMNETRLARCLSTLDLVALGVGSTLGAGVYVLAGEVAKDKAGPSIVISFLVAALSSVLAGLCYAEFGARVPRSGSAYLYSYVTVGELWAFTTGWNLILSYVIGTASVARAWSSAFDNLIGNHISQTLKGSISLHVPHFLAEYPDFFALGLVLLLTGLLALGASESALVTKVFTGVNLLVLGFIIISGFIKGDLHNWRLSEEDYELTKAGLNDTSSLGPLGSGGFVPFGIQGILRGAATCFYAFVGFDCIATTGEEAQNPQRSIPMSIVISLFVCFLAYFGVSSALTLMMPYYQLQPESPLPEAFLHVGWAPARYVVAVGSLCALSTSLLGSMFPMPRVIYAMAEDGLLFRVLARIHTGTHTPIMATVVSGIIAAFMAFLFELTDLVDLMSIGTLLAYSLVSICVLILRYQPDQEMKPGEEEVELQEEKVPEAEKLTLQALFCPLNSDPTPLSGQVVYVCSSLLALLLTVLCLVPFPLLSEDPVWVAVVVLLLLLITGTTMVICRQPQNSSPLHFKVPAVPFLPLVSIFVNVYLMMQMTAGTWARFGVWMLIGFAIYFSYGIQHSLEEVKPDQPKCKSRAKTVDLDVSNSCVHQF